A window of the Tachysurus fulvidraco isolate hzauxx_2018 chromosome 6, HZAU_PFXX_2.0, whole genome shotgun sequence genome harbors these coding sequences:
- the slc38a11 gene encoding putative sodium-coupled neutral amino acid transporter 11, with product MEKKPNARSRLIHKLDEEKVLLSTHMEHTNGGTSSKSSASFNFINSIIGSGLIGLPFAMAQAGLPLGLLLLFLVAIITDYSIILLIKGGNLSGTHSYQSLVHSTFGFVGYLILSVLQFLYPFIAMISYNIITGDTMTKVFQRIPGVGLGHILAERQFVILASTILFTIPLSLFRDMAKLGKVSLVSMLLTLVIIVIVAVRAVTLGPQISPSEDAWVFAKWNAVQAVGVMSFAFICHHNTFMIYGSLKEPTLTNWSWITHVSVGSAALVSALFAATGYATFTGYTQGDIFENYCKYDNLATFGRFCYSLSIITTFPLECFVTREVVSNVFFNGLLSNTAHILVTLVIILVVTAISLSYDCLGVVLELNGVLSATPLIFIIPSACFLKLSSGRWFHMKKLMPALIIVTGVFIMIIGLIMTGLSPKDCSHGVEMFYCTNINSSASLSVTPVNSVVPIINSTQNTSNF from the exons ATGGAGAAAAAACCGAATGCCAGGAGTAGACTTATTCACAAG CTGGATGAGGAGAAGGTGTTGCTTTCGACGCATATGGAGCATACTAATGGAGGAACAAGTTCCAAGTCGTCTGCCTCGTTCAATTTCATTAACTCCATCATTGGATCCGGACTTATTG gCCTTCCATTTGCAATGGCTCAGGCGGGCCTACCTCTGGGACTGCTGCTGCTTTTTCTGGTTGCAATCATTACAG ACTACTCAATCATCTTGTTAATAAAAGGGGGAAACTTGTCAGGGACACACAGTTACCAGTCTCTTGTACACAGCACATTTGGCTTTGTTGGATATCTTATTTTGTCAGTCCTGCAGTTCCTCTATCCATTTATCG CAATGATAAGTTACAACATCATCACTGGAGATACTATGACCAAAGTGTTTCAGAGAATACCAGGAG TTGGTCTTGGTCATATTCTGGCAGAGAGGCAATTTGTCATTTTGGCATCTACCATCCTCTTCACAATTCCACTCTCCTTGTTCAGAGATATGGCTAAATTGGGAAAG GTCTCATTAGTGTCCATGCTGTTAACCTTGGTCATCATTGTCATAGTAGCTGTGAGGGCTGTAACACTGGGACCACAAAT CTCCCCCTCTGAGGATGCATGGGTGTTTGCAAAATGGAACGCAGTTCAAGCAGTCGGTGTTATGTCTTTTG CCTtcatctgccaccacaacacctTCATGATCTATGGGTCACTCAAGGAGCCCACTTTAACTAACTGGTCCTGGATCACACATGTGTCTGTGGGCTCAGCTGCTCTAGTCAGTGCACTATTTGCTGCTACAGGCTATGCTACTTTCACTGGGTACACACAAG GTGATATTTTTGAGAACTACTGCAAATATGATAACTTGGCCACATTTGGTCGGTTCTGCTATAGTCTCAGTATAATCACCACCTTTCCTTTGGAGTGCTTTGTGACAAGAGAG gtggtgtcaaatgtcttttttaatgGACTACTTAGCAACACAGCCCACATTTTGGTTACCTTGGTGATAATATTAGTGGTTACAGCAATATCCCTCTCGTACGACTGTCTTGGTGTTGTGCTGGAGTTGAAT GGTGTTCTGAGTGCCACGCCTCTGATCTTCATCATTCCTTCTGCCTGTTTCCTGAAACTCTCCAGTGGCCGCTGGTTTCATATGAAAAAACTAATGCCAGCACTTATTATCGTGACTGGAGTTTTTATAATGATCATCGGATTGATTATGACAGGACTGTCTCCTAAGGACTGTTCACATGGAGTGGAAATGTTTTACTGTACAAACATAAATTCTTCTGCTTCGTTATCTGTGACTCCTGTTAATAGTGTGGTTCCGATTATAAATTCTACTCAGAACACTAGCAATTTCTAA